The region ATGCCGAGCACCGCGGATGCGTTCCTGGCGCTGGTCGAGGCGAGCTGGGACGCCGAGGCCAGCCGCCGCCCGCACGGGCAGCACACCACCGTGGTCGCGCACCTCGACCTCGACAAGCCGGTGGCCGCCCTGCACCTGGGTCCGCTGCTCTCCGACGCCGACCGGCGATACCTGACCTGCGACGCCACCTGCGAGGTCTGGTTCGAACGCCACGGCCAGCCGATCGGCGCGGGCCGCACCACCCGCACCGTCAGCCGGCGGCTGCGCCGCGCCCTCGAACACCGCGACCGCACCTGCGCCGTGCCCGGCTGCGGGGCCACCCGCGGGCTGCACGCCCACCACATCCGGCACTGGGAAGACGGCGGCCCCACCGAGATGTCCAACCTGGTGCTGCTCTGCCCGTACCACCACCGGGCCCACCACCGCGGCCTGATCACCATCACCGGGCCCGCCGACAGCCTCGTCGTCACCGACGGCGCCGGCCGCGCCCTGAGCAGCGCATCGCTGGCCCGCACCCCGACCACACCGCCACCCGCGGTGGCACCCTACAAAGGCCCCACCGGCGAACGCGCCGACTGGTGGTGGTACGAACCCTTCCAACCCCCACCACCACCAAGCGCCAACTAGCGGCCTCCGGTCGCTTGCTGGCCGTACCCGGCGAGCAGGCGTCCGACGGCGGCGATCTCCTCGTCGTCCAGCACGCGCACGGGTGCCCCGCTGGCCATCGCCCGCAGCTGCACGTCACACACGTACTCGAGGTAGGGCACCAGGTTCAGCACCTTCGGCAGCGCCGTGCCGGCGAGCACCGCACCGTGGTTGCCCATCAGCGCTGCGGACCGATCGCGCAGGGCTGCGGTCACGTTGTCGGCCAGCTGCTGCGTGCCGAAGGTGGCGTACGGCGCGACCCGGATGCCGCCGCCGAACAACGCGGTGTAGTAGTGCGACGCCGGAACCTCGTCGACGACCGTCGACAGCGCGGTGGACGCCGGCGCGTGGGTGTGCACGACGGCCGAATGCTCCGACGACCGGTAGACCGCAAGGTGCAGCGCCAGCTCGCTGGACGGTGCCAGCGCGGCGTCGACGACGTTCCCGTCGAGATCGTGAATGCCGACGTCGGCCGCCGACATCGCCTCGTAGTCAACGCCGCTCGGTGAGATGACGACGACGTCGTCGACGCGGATCGACACGTTGCCCGCGGTGCCCACGACAAGGCCGGAGCGGCTGAGGAACCGGCAGGCGTCGACGACCTGCTGGCGTTCGGTGTGCAGTCTCATGGCTCGAGGATGTACTTCGACCCGCGGCCTGCGGCCATGTCCTCCAGG is a window of Mycolicibacterium chubuense NBB4 DNA encoding:
- a CDS encoding class II aldolase/adducin family protein, which translates into the protein MRLHTERQQVVDACRFLSRSGLVVGTAGNVSIRVDDVVVISPSGVDYEAMSAADVGIHDLDGNVVDAALAPSSELALHLAVYRSSEHSAVVHTHAPASTALSTVVDEVPASHYYTALFGGGIRVAPYATFGTQQLADNVTAALRDRSAALMGNHGAVLAGTALPKVLNLVPYLEYVCDVQLRAMASGAPVRVLDDEEIAAVGRLLAGYGQQATGGR